A single genomic interval of Carassius carassius chromosome 24, fCarCar2.1, whole genome shotgun sequence harbors:
- the LOC132103522 gene encoding SR-related and CTD-associated factor 8-like, whose product MEKHKASCDTSTDLPDIPQRALCELTVADRLAIYDHVIQEASQQSAKRESNNKDLYVMWEVIDIHSGELGRIWQEVKDEEFKASQQPCHRGASEKARSASVESRESRVSSRDKHGHKRHRKHSQSRSRERKNMCRRDSHSPDVERYHKKKKKKKKS is encoded by the exons GTGACACATCTACAGATCTCCCTGACATACCTCAGCGGGCACTATGTGAACTCACTGTGGCAGACCGATTGGCCATTTATGATCATGTAATACAAGAAGCCAGTCAGCAGAGTGCAAAGAGAGAATCCAACAATAAGGATCTTTAT GTAATGTGGGAGGTGATTGACATCCATTCTGGAGAACTAGGCAGGATTTGGCAGGAAGTAAAGGATGAGGAGTTCAAAGCATCACAGCAGCCATGCCACAG AGGGGCATCTGAGAAAGCCCGCTCCGCATCTGTTGAGTCACGTGAGTCTCGTGTCAGCTCCCGAGACAAGCATGGGCACAAACGGCACCGCAAACACAGTCAAAGTCGGAGTCGAGAGAGGAAAAACATGTGTAGGAG AGATTCACACTCTCCAGATGTGGAGAGATAtcataagaaaaagaagaagaaaaagaagtctTGA